Proteins co-encoded in one Dreissena polymorpha isolate Duluth1 chromosome 12, UMN_Dpol_1.0, whole genome shotgun sequence genomic window:
- the LOC127852484 gene encoding transmembrane protein 45B-like, which produces MGNFPGHALPGSFFIIFGLWWTIHMFNRFYLAKARNSKFRSSAIFNCPFLCGRLKEWPLEAYFKLICVSVGFYFEIKTGFSSDWRFVNTGNGQHATMFFFFGVNAVIDILVYFKWPLPPNMEYVSGVLALLCEYLLFKFHLHGRTDLDVLLHTLLLHAIVACMVALALELKYRDNILCALSRAYFMLLQGTWLWQIGWILYPPFESSFRWDKDDHEQMMIATMIFTWHAMVVLLTMLAIGGVLAFIHRKMNLYRKEDTFKFKPLIKPTSNGDSVLQLHDESESDQDIEQTTALT; this is translated from the coding sequence ATGGGTAATTTTCCCGGCCACGCCCTTCCTGGATCTTTCTTCATCATCTTTGGCTTATGGTGGACAATCCACATGTTCAACCGTTTTTATCTTGCCAAGGCCCGCAATTCAAAATTCCGATCATCTGCCATATTTAACTGCCCTTTTTTGTGTGGGCGACTGAAGGAATGGCCCTTAGAAGCATACTTCAAGTTGATTTGTGTGAGTGTTGGATTTTACTTTGAAATCAAGACAGGATTCTCGAGTGATTGGAGATTTGTTAACACCGGCAATGGGCAACACGCAACAATGTTTTTCTTCTTTGGAGTAAACGCCGTCATAGACATTTTGGTGTATTTTAAATGGCCTCTTCCGCCAAACATGGAATATGTATCGGGTGTTCTTGCTTTATTGTGTGAATACTTGTTATTTAAGTTCCATTTACACGGAAGGACAGATCTTGATGTTTTGCTGCACACTTTACTCCTGCATGCCATTGTAGCTTGCATGGTCGCCTTAGCCCTTGAATTAAAATACCGTGACAACATTCTGTGTGCGCTGAGTCGAGCTTATTTTATGCTTCTACAGGGGACATGGCTCTGGCAAATTGGCTGGATTTTGTATCCACCATTTGAAAGCTCATTCCGATGGGACAAAGATGACCACGAGCAGATGATGATCGCGACGATGATTTTTACGTGGCACGCAATGGTTGTACTTCTAACCATGCTCGCAATAGGCGGAGTTCTAGCTTTTATTCATCGTAAAATGAACCTGTACAGGAAAGAGGACACTTTCAAGTTTAAACCGTTAATCAAACCTACAAGCAATGGTGACAGTGTTCTGCAGCTTCATGATGAAAGTGAAAGCGATCAGGACATCGAGCAGACTACTGCTCTTACGTAA